In the genome of Verrucomicrobiota bacterium, one region contains:
- a CDS encoding transposase, whose protein sequence is MKRKRKQYNGAFKAKVGLEAVMGVKTVAQLAREYEVHPMLVSQWKRTIRDRLHELFEK, encoded by the coding sequence ATGAAGCGAAAACGCAAACAATACAACGGCGCTTTCAAGGCCAAAGTCGGCTTGGAAGCGGTAATGGGAGTCAAAACGGTGGCGCAGTTGGCGCGGGAGTATGAGGTGCATCCGATGCTGGTCAGCCAGTGGAAAAGGACGATTCGGGATCGGTTGCACGAGCTGTTCGAAAAGC